The following proteins come from a genomic window of Lolium rigidum isolate FL_2022 chromosome 5, APGP_CSIRO_Lrig_0.1, whole genome shotgun sequence:
- the LOC124655553 gene encoding solute carrier family 40 member 1-like has protein sequence MNAVGEVQSLQIGEGGPNGSGLDASLLRRLYVAQFLTRWGARMWEFSVGLYMIRIWPDSLLLAAIYGVVESSSVAVFGPMVGTLVHRLTYLQVLGLWLVVQCLSFIIAGASVTALLVLTNLKDTRFPVFVVLVVVTNVSGALAALSSLAGTILIEREWVVVICRGHPEAVLTNINSVIRRIDLSCKLLAPVLSGLVISFVSTQASAVVLALWNIASVGLEYWLFVSVYNGVPALGESVQLRREEAGAAVLPSSELVAPKDEEAQKHGQEDGSGWRVHVKKQLSNLLCLGSWAVYMRQEVMLPGVALAILYFTVLSFGTLMTAALDWKGIPAYVISLARGFSAIVGIAATWLYPVVHSWVSTLRTGLWSIWMQWCFLLMCVGSIWVSGRVASAWVLMAGVAASRLGLWMFDLAVTQLMQDNVPDPDRCVVGGVQNSLQSIFDLLTYVMGIIISDPRDFSELIVMSFFLVTCAALVYTLHVYRVRKHLFHLDKIIANIGW, from the exons ATGAACGCGGTCGGGGAGGTGCAGAGCCTGCAGATCGGGGAAGGAGGACCCAACGGCAGCGGCTTGGACGcgtccctcctccgccgcctctacGTCGCGCAGTTCCTAACCCGATGGGGTGCACG TATGTGGGAGTTCTCGGTGGGGCTTTATATGATCCGCATCTGGCCGGACTCGCTGCTCCTTGCGGCCATATACGGCGTCGTCGAGTCCTCCTCCGTCGCCGTCTTCGGCCCCATGGTCGGCACCCTCGTCCACAGGCTCACGTACCTGCAG GTTTTGGGCCTCTGGCTGGTAGTTCAATGCTTATCCTTCATCATAGCTGGAGCCTCAGTAACCGCTCTGCTAGTCTTAACTAACCTGAAAGATACAAGATTCCCGGTCTTTGTGGTTCTAGTCGTCGTGACTAACGTGTCTGGTGCCCTCGCAGCGCTCTCATCTCTAGCCGGCACCATACTGATCGAGCGAGAATG GGTGGTGGTGATTTGCCGCGGGCATCCGGAGGCGGTGCTGACCAATATCAACTCGGTGATCCGGAGGATCGACCTGAGTTGCAAGCTGCTGGCACCGGTGCTGTCCGGGCTCGTGATCAGCTTCGTTTCGACGCAGGCTTCCGCGGTGGTGCTGGCGCTGTGGAACATCGCCTCTGTGGGGCTTGAGTACTGGCTTTTTGTCTCTGTATACAATGGGGTGCCCGCTCTCGGTGAAAGCGTCCAGCTGAGAAGAGAGGAGGCGGGGGCTGCGGTGTTACCGTCTTCTGAGCTCGTTGCTCCTAAGGACGAGGAGGCGCAGAAGCACGGTCAGGAGGACGGGTCGGGTTGGAGGGTGCATGTGAAGAAGCAGCTCTCGAATCTGCTATGCTTGGGGTCCTGGGCTGTATACATGAGGCAGGAGGTGATGTTGCCAGGGGTTGCTCTAGCTATCCTCTACTTCACTGTCCTAAG CTTTGGCACGCTGATGACGGCAGCTCTGGACTGGAAAGGCATCCCCGCATACGTGATCAGTCTGGCTCGAGGATTCAGCGCCATCGTCGGGATCGCTGCAACCTGGCTGTACCCGGTCGTGCACTCGTGGGTGTCCACGCTCCGAACAGGGCTCTGGTCCATCTGGATGCAG TGGTGCTTCCTCCTGATGTGCGTAGGATCCATCTGGGTGAGCGGCCGCGTGGCATCGGCGTGGGTGCTCATGGCCGGCGTTGCGGCGTCGCGCCTTGGCCTCTGGATGTTCGACCTAGCGGTCACGCAGCTGATGCAGGACAATGTCCCGGACCCAGATCGGTGTGTCGTGGGAGGGGTGCAGAACTCGCTGCAGTCAATCTTCGACCTGCTCACCTACGTCATGGGCATCATCATCTCCGACCCCAGG GATTTCAGTGAGCTCATCGTGATGTCCTTCTTCCTGGTGACCTGCGCGGCGCTCGTGTACACGCTGCATGTGTACCGCGTACGGAAGCACCTCTTCCATCTGGACAAGATCATCGCCAACATCGGGTGGTGA
- the LOC124655556 gene encoding glutamate receptor 2.8-like, whose translation MARDARLVLVLIGFTACCLVATSWAQPAEVKVGLIIDADSPVGKIATTTIPMALEDFYAAFPNSTARLKIMQYNSSADVVIAASAGMLMTTQGARAILGPRSSVESAFVADLATHAEVPVVSFSATSPSVSPTAARFFSRAAHSDADQAGAIAALATLFGWRRVVPIYQDDDYGVAFLPFLVDALASARAEVPYRCALSAATSPDAVAAELYRLESEQTRVFVLHTRHQLARRVFAAALKAGMTGEGYVWVITDGLTGLLGSVQPPQGVIGLAPYVPTTPRLRDVKKRWAHRYMRDHPDGELSHAIIGCYAVWAYDAAWAVASAAERLSATDLSSPPGLVGGTDGDNDISGLGKSRSGKSFLRALSGTKFEGLGGRFELVDGELVVPAYRVLNIIEGGKERGIGFWSPRFGLSRHISRRSDIPGGELAPVIWPGESAVQPSGWVQPTSARKLRVAVPGYVSASYRAIVHLDVDPVTNQTTAGGFVIDVFEAAVRLLPYALPFEYVKAKSQPYDTLVHAVQNGAHMVIKMLLIFVLVLMDFCAWPVRLKLETLPLEVLDVLDNFAWKIQSWRAQAMTKLFDDSLKKKDV comes from the exons ATGGCCCGGGACGCGCGCCTTGTGTTGGTCCTGATCGGCTTCACGGCCTGCTGCCTCGTCGCGACGTCGTGGGCGCAGCCGGCGGAGGTGAAGGTGGGGCTCATCATCGACGCCGACTCGCCAGTGGGCAAGATCGCAACAACCACCATCCCCATGGCTCTCGAGGACTTCTACGCCgccttccccaactccaccgctcGGCTTAAGATCATGCAGTACAATTCCAGTGCAGACGTCGTCATCGCCGCGTCCGCCGGTAT GCTGATGACGACGCAGGGAGCCCGTGCTATCCTCGGCCCGCGGTCGTCGGTCGAGTCGGCGTTcgtcgccgacctcgccacccacGCCGAGGTCCCCGTGGTGTCCTTCTCCGCCACGAGCCCCTCCGTGTCTCCCACCGCGGCGCGCTTCTTCTCCCGCGCCGCGCACAGCGACGCTGACCAGGCCGGCGCCATCGCGGCGCTCGCCACGCTCTTCGGCTGGCGCCGCGTGGTGCCCATCTACCAGGACGACGACTACGGCGTGGCGTTCCTCCCCTTCCTGGTGGACGCCCTCGCATCCGCGCGCGCCGAGGTCCCCTACCGCTGCGCGCTCTCGGCGGCCACGTCCCCGGACGCCGTGGCTGCGGAGCTATACCGCCTGGAGTCCGAGCAGACCCGCGTGTTCGTGCTTCACACGCGCCACCAGCTCGCGCGCCGTGTGTTCGCCGCCGCCCTCAAGGCCGGCATGACAGGGGAAGGCTACGTGTGGGTCATCACCGATGGGCTCACAGGCCTCCTCGGCTCCGTCCAGCCGCCTCAGGGTGTCATCGGGCTTGCCCCGTACGTGCCTACCACGCCACGGCTGCGGGACGTCAAGAAGCGGTGGGCACACCGGTACATGCGCGACCACCCGGACGGCGAGCTCTCGCACGCCATTATAGGCTGCTACGCCGTCTGGGCCTACGACGCCGCGTGGGCCGTGGCCTCGGCGGCAGAGCGACTCAGCGCCACCGACTTATCGTCGCCACCCGGGCTGGTAGGAGGCACGGACGGCGACAATGACATCTCGGGGCTCGGCAAGTCTAGATCAGGCAAAAGCTTCCTCCGAGCTCTCAGCGGCACCAAATTCGAGGGTCTCGGCGGCAGGTTCGAGCTCGTCGACGGCGAGCTTGTAGTACCGGCCTACCGCGTGTTAAACATCATAGAAGGCGGAAAGGAGAGGGGCATCGGGTTCTGGTCACCACGGTTCGGGCTTAGCCGGCACATCAGCCGGCGTTCCGACATCCCGGGCGGCGAGCTCGCGCCGGTGATCTGGCCCGGAGAGTCGGCGGTGCAGCCAAGTGGATGGGTGCAGCCAACGAGCGCGAGAAAGCTGCGGGTGGCGGTGCCGGGGTATGTCTCGGCGAGCTACCGTGCGATCGTGCACCTTGACGTGGACCCCGTCACCAACCAGACGACGGCCGGCGGGTTCGTCATCGACGTGTTCGAGGCTGCGGTGCGGCTGCTGCCCTACGCGCTGCCGTTCGAGTACGTCAAGGCCAAGTCTCAGCCCTACGACACGCTAGTCCACGCGGTTCAAAATGGG GCTCACATGGTGATCAAGATGCTTCTGATCTTCGTGCTGGTGCTGATGGACTTCTGCGCTTGGCCGGTGCGGCTGAAACTGGAAACTCTTCCTCTAGAAGTGCTGGATGTGTTGGACAACTTCGCCTGGAAGATACAAAGTTGGAGGGCGCAAGCGATGACAAAATTATTTGATGACTCGCTGAAGAAAAAAGATGTCTGA